The Coffea arabica cultivar ET-39 chromosome 2c, Coffea Arabica ET-39 HiFi, whole genome shotgun sequence genome includes the window ataaatgtattatattctatataatacataatacaaatatatttataaatgtataagtgtatattattataaatgcataaattataaatgaatattataaatatattataaattataagtgtatattattataaatgtataaattaatatattataaatatatattaatattatgtagaaatgtatttatataattaatataaatgtatatatgcattaatattatgtataaatgtaaaattaatattatgtatattaatataaatgtataaatgtattatattatatataatacataatataaatgtatatttaaatgtataagtgtatgttattaaaaatgtataaattataaatgaatattatataaatgtataaattaatatattataaatatgttttaatattatgttgaaatgtattaatataattaatataaatgtatacatgtattaatattatgtatattaatataaatgtataaatgtattatattatatataatatataatataaatgtatattataaatatacataaatattaatatattatgtataaaaatatacatttatataaatgtataatatattatatattatattatatataatttatataacatataatatttatgtaaatatattataaatatataaaaatatattttaaataaaataaaatatttatgatatgtatatgtaaatatataatattagaaatgtataatatatataatatacattaatattaatataatttatatataatatacataattgaaatatacatattaatatatattataaaacaaaattgcataaatatatttataaatttatatataaataaatgtatttatataaatatataatatttatttcaattgacataatatatataatattatacataattgaaataaatatatttatattaatataatatatatatatatatatatagtatacaTAATTGAATATACATGTtaaaatacataattgaaatatacatattaaaatatataattaaaatatattaaaatataattgaaatatacatataaaatacataattgaaatatacaaattgaaatatacttattaaaatatacaaattaaatatgcataattgaaatatatttggagttgtttttgatatattgtttggattggtgtttttgaagttgtttttgaaatacatatTTACTGTAACATTtagaatgtgaaaaacagtttttcaaaaacaggctCAAAAACACCAATCCAAACGTACCCcaaaatatatgaaaattaAAAGTGTTTGTATTAGTAGCCTCGCCTCTCAATTGCAGCGACTCCTTATTCAGCAATCCTCCCCCAATACCCCCAATTTTCTgaactttttcaaaattgacaaaTATTCTAAGAAATTCGCCGGAGGAAGTGGGATAAACTTTTAAAATTTGGCCTCCACGTActcttttttcccccttttcctttttagtttttttttatagtgCCGCTTGTTAGagcaattttatttttctcttttaagttaagataaaaatatttatacACAATTTTTAGCTCCTTGCACACCTTAATATTTTATAAGTCAAATAACAAGCATGTAATACATCCATTTGGATTCCTCATTTTTTGAATaacaagtttttcatatacaatgCTGTATAAcacacaaaaaataataatttcaaaaacatcaaatccatacaatatatcaaaaaaacttcaaatatacacaaaaaataaataaataaaatctacACAATTTTTTTCTACCATTTATTACCATAACCTACCACCATCACCCTTACTCATCACCGCCACCATccccttcttttttctcttttccctctctccctcttcctcctctttcctctctttttccctttcttgcCACACCCCACCCCTCCCTTCCCCTTCCTATGATCTGGCCACGATGTCATGACCAAAGGCCTTGATCTGGGTCTGGGCTAGATAGGGGAGAAGGGAAAAAGGAGGAGTGAGACGTGGCAGGAAAAgggaggggaaggggaagggaaaaggggaggaaagaaagggaggaaaaaagagatgaggagaaagaaagagggaggaggaagaggaagggGGAGGATGAGGGATGGGATGGTAGCGGTAgttgattaaaaaataatacaaaaatttttaaatttaaaaatactTCAAAATATATCCTGAATTACCTTCAAAAACTTCATGAAAAACATCTACAATAAAAAATActgtaaaatattttaaaaatactttCAAAAATAACTATTCCAAACGGAAGAAACCAAAAAACGTGTGTGAATTTCTTCATTCTCAAGTTAAATACTAGTGTATTTTTTAGCATGTTAGtatttgccttttcttttatttcttttaaattaccTTTCTACAGAATGTCACTACTTATCTGGAAAGGAAACATATGGTGCTTTTggtttaattattaataatatattttttttaaattttcaaatttgtgaATTAGGTGGCTTCTTGTGCTATGGGTAACATTTTGAAGCAAAATTCACCTCCCCCGCATGGAACAGGAACACTGCCAGAGGTTATGAGAAATGATGACAAGATCTACTCTGTCTTTGACAATTTCAGCATTCAGAAACTTCAGTTTGATAATGGAACAGTTCCATGCATTGGATTTCAAATTAACAAGTCCAATATGTCTCCACGACCAACAAAGCTGATACACACTGTATAGCCAAATACACCCGGCAAAACCGACACACTGTACACTCAAAAGCATGCGTTTTGACGTAGGATTACACAAGTAGAAGACTCCAAACAATGTAGCCCAAAAACAGTACTATCAAGGAAATTAAGAGTGCTCAATTTGGCAGAGTAAACATGAGATGTCAGATGTCTTAGCacaagaggggaaaaaaaatgaaacaacctTCCCTGCACAATCATATGTTGAGCACATTATGCTATATATCaacagattaaaaaaaataattcccTAACTCAACAAGTGCACCCACTCTCCCTGAGAATTAAACAAAATTGTAATGTCGTCTCAATAAGAACCAAAGAAGAATTACTGGCTGGCTCCAGTTCTCAGCCCAGATAAACTGTTTTGACACGTATTGCTAGCTGATGAAACACTTTTTAACTTACGGTGGAGAAATCTATCAGTTAAGCCTGAATCCTAGAAGGTATCCCCACCGCAGTTTCCATTCTCGAGTACCAATCACCGATACGCGTGTGCTCTACCATGTCTTTCCCAGACTTGAGGTAGCGGATGGGTCTCAGTACACCAAACACAGCCAGATCAGCTAAATTGGGTTTTGCCCCACCTATGGAATTTACAGTGGTCAGTGATTTTGTTTGCAGGTTGTATCTGGCATTGGTCACCAAAAAACATTGTAGCAAGCGGACAAACCTAAAAAGTCGCGGCCATTCAATGCATCAACCCATGTCTCTGCAGCTTCATACAAGGCTGCACGTTCATCacttatattatattttttctttaatttcttggaCACAAAATACATTGCTGCAGCTCCAGCATACTTTGCTGCTATTCTCTCGGTAAAACTAAAATTACCTAGACAAAGTAAGCAGTATAAGCACAAAGAAAGGATATACACGGTCAGGATTAAAAAAGACTAAACAAGCAAAAAATACAGAAGCAATTCAGCAAAAACAAAGATAACATACAATTACTTGATGCTGGCAACAAAGCCATTTTAAGACAATAAAAATTTCTGTCAAAGTATGAATGGAACAGTAAATCCTTCTAGCATGTGGTTCTGAACATCCCAATTCGTGTCAAAAGTAAAAGACTAAAGTTTGCCTTATCTTACCAATCTTGTGATATACTATTTCATCATATGTAACAAATACTCTCTCCCCGACAATTTTTAGATTCTTTTGCTAGTACCATTAAATTCAATGTCCATCTTGCTCTAACTGAAACGCagattaaaaataaattgatAACAATATCCTTAATGTCCTAAACAAAGAGCAAGCAATTGAAAGCCCCTAACAGAATTTCACAATTTACCATTACTAGTTTCATGGATAAAGATGAAAGTCATGTACAGGATATTTCTATTATTGTATGTTAGTTTATCCGTAGAAAAACCAaatttaataaaactaattaTTAAGACTCATTTAAAATATCTATGTGAAGCAGGACTCAAATGGTTCAGTGAACACAGAACAGATATAATGGCCAAAAAGGAGAAATGGTTTATCAGTATTTCATTTTGAGATACTGCAGCTAATTGGTACAATCGAATTCTAGAAGACTTGCACCTTGCTACATAGCAACAGGATGCAAAAAACCAAGAAGAGAGGTGCTGAAGTTAAATAGCCAGTTACATCGATGCTATAAATCCTACATCAGAGAAACCTGTCCGATCAGATAAAAGCTACATATGATTTCAATACAATACTTAATAAACGTCCACTACAACATGATCCAAGAACACGCAAGTTGGAGGCCTAATATCATTGGACCAGTACAGGTTGATGTATTGTCATCTGTCCATTGAAAGATAGGAccattcaattcaagcatttacATTGTGCATGTCATGCTAGGTGAACAATTTCATGGCTTTTCCTAGACAAGTGAACATAATTGCACATGCCACTTCAATAAGAGAACAAGCCTATTACTTTTCATGAGAGAATTAAACCGAAGTTAAGTTTCTTTCCCTTCAATAGTTTTTCATTTTCAGAACAGAAGCCCTCCATGGAGGTGACAAAGAAACAAATATCTGATAAAAAGGAGGGCTCTTATCTGCTTACTCTACTTTCAGTCATAGAAAATCGTGTGACTAACAAATTATCTTTTAGAAAACTGATACTAATCTTACCATGACTGGTAATGTACTCGAATGACTCAAGGGCCTCTGAAGTATTCCGATATATATTTGGTGACAACATATGCACCAAGTGGTTATCCACCCACCTACAGGGATCCAATTGCATACATGACATCAGATCTTCAAGCAAAAAGGTATGAAATTAAAACAGTTTTAAGATATATAAAGAGAAACACAAGAACATTTCTATTGTACGGCAAAGCTCAACTCATTAGCTGGTGGGCATTAAACAATTCAGCCAAATTATCCAATTTCACAAGAAGTAGCATGTCTGAAGAGTAGCAAAAAGCAAGTTCTGAGAACTGCATCCACCGAAGtcaaaagaaatcaaaagaacCCTTACTCGCGCCACTTCTTCTCTTCATCATCAGCCTCTGGACTTGGTTTGACAGGTACATTAGGATGAGTTTTCTGGAACAATTTATCAATAATTGCTGCATACAAAGAGatcttattcaaaaattttgaactactGAGTAAACAACAGAGAGATATTAAGATTAAAGCTCTAAAGACCTGATGAATCAACCATCTGTTCGCCATCTACCATAAGTATAGGCACTTTCTTGTAAGCGGACCATTTGATTTCCTTTTTGCTGAGAGGATTTACTTCCACGATTTTGTAAGGAATATCATagtagtcgagaaatgctgcAATAAcagaatgcaagaaaacatCAGAATAGCAAAGCAGCGACTAAGTACAAAACACACATAGCTACGCAAAAGTAGCTAATGAAAGAAATTCTCAACTAACTTTCAGAAAGCAAAATATAGATTTATACCCtgacgcttctcaatgtttgttCATACTTTAGGCACTTGGTAGAACAAAATCAAAGTGTAACTCCTAATACAGTGGGTCAAACAACCAGAGCTGCCTGATCCAGGCTCCAATAATTTCATAAAACTATTGTGGAATACCCAGCTATTAGAGTAGATTTCCAAGTCAATCAAACGATCATGTATCCTCTCATAGGTATCCACAGTCAAATAGGTCATAGATTATTCATTGCCAGACACTTGAGCACCTCCATCAAATTCTGAACAACAccatcaaatatatatactcACCCAATTCACATTCTGAACAACACCATCAAATTCATTGAATGCACAACAACACTCTTTTATTCCAGTTTTTCCCATAATGAAATCAGAATTCGTAAGGGGCAAGGGTGCAAAATCTTGTTCAAAGACAAGGAAAATAGTCCCTTAACCATTCGGTTGATTGGATTCTAGATTCTGTAATATTTCTTTACTAACAAAAGTTTCATAAAGTTCATGGCGGATCACCAGAATTGGTGCAAATCCAGTACAAAAAAGCttaaatcaaaatcaataaCTAAAAACAcatcatttcatttttattctatCAAAACTGCCATTTTTAGAATACAACATCTTAAACCCATAACATAAACCCTaaactttttgtttttttggttttgaagagaaaaaaaatagagaagcaGTAAAGACATCACCTTTAACCTTATTACAAAAGGGGCAAGCTTCATACTGATAAAGAACGACGTCATCAGGGCGAACATCGGGCGGCAACGGTTCTTTAGCATAAACCTCTTGGGTTAACGACGAAGCCGCCACCGAGAAAACAACGGCTCCAGCAACGGCGAAACCGGAATTCAGAGCCGTATCAGAATAATTACCGAAAAACCAGCGAGATTTTGCATTGGAATATGAATTGTTGTTGCTGGTAGTACTACTATACAGAGCAACTTGAGCAAATTGGTGGCTGGCTGTGGCGCTTGTAGATGCCGCCGGGGACACCGCGGCAACGCCCCCTGCGGCTCTGAAGACGGCGGCTAGTCCACTGAAATTAACCCTCCTCATCTTTTGGATGGAAGTGAATCTTGCAGTTCACGACGACTCAGATTTCCACAGAATGTCTGGAAACTGTAAGGAGGGGAGGAGCAGTGGAACAGAAGCATGTAACTTGCCTAGCTTTTTGCGtaattttcttgcttttttttttggattatatTTTTAGTAtggaaaatgtcaaaatacaagatttgcctttttttttagttgaaattttttttttgatatatatgaTTCCATCCTCAAAACTTCTGGATTTGTTATCTTATGGAAATGTTTGGAAAACAGAAAATAGGAAATATGTAACGCTCTAATGGTAGCTAATTATAtgctttttcacattttttatttaaagtatGGTAAATATTAATTAcgatttattttatcaaaagtattttatccaaacaaacaaaatgtTGCTTGTAATTCTAACTTTGGTAAATTATATTCGCACTTTTGAAAATGTTTTTGACGCTCCTTCTTTGCAAAATTGTGATTTAATGGGCGAAACTatccttcacttttttttttatacccACAACTATTTGGTGGTAATTATATatgtttctattttcttttctttttaaacaTGTAGTCAATTAATGATTtgaatatattttatatattgcaagacatatatattttttcagtTTGCAAGATTGATGTTTATACTGTAATAGGAGAATATTTTTGGATGCAATATATAAATAATACAATATAAATCCCAAAATAGTGGGACAAAAAATCTcgtattcatttttttttttgagacgaCAACAGttgtataacctaatctattctgCACTAAGAGAGAGCGAGCGGACCTAAGGAGGTCCAGAAATAATCCGGAGGGGACTGAACCATCACCAGACAAAATGAGTGCATAACACACCCctctgaattttttgaaacaaacaaCTTAAATGTAACATTTTGATGGGAAGCAAGGGTTTGAGAGGCAAGGGCCCCTCCCAAACTCTtacctcccaccccaccaagtTAGGTGGTGGCTACCAGCCCAAAGacggtttaaaaaaaaaaaaaaactcatattCACGCATAATAAAATTTGAACCACCCAGTTCAAATTTGAGATCATATGCACGCCATCAGTTCCATGGAAGCCCCAAAGGTGGACTGACCAGCAAAACCAACTGAAGGCTTCCTTTGGATGGAGAGAAAAGGACAGAAAAGAAAGTGACCAGAGAGAAAGCCGTACCATTTCCTTCATTTGGGAGTTTTACCATGGAcagaaaagaagggaaatgaACGGATAGGACCCCTTCCAATTGGTGAAAATTTTTCCGCCCAAAAGTGGGAAGAAATGGACGGAAACTTGTTAGGCGGCAAAAGGTATTTTTAATATGACATTTTTGTTCCTTAAAAGCTGatacaaaaatttattattcccAATATATCCTAAAGGTCATTTGTAAAACCACCGATTCATCTTTTTCTCAGTTCTTACTTTCAATACTTCCAACTGGATTCACTTGGCTTTCTTCCGTTCAACACCTACAATTCAATAACAGGTATTTCTTTGActcaatttcttctttctttctttctttgctcaATCTTCTTTAGAAAATTATGgaaaaagcatttttttttgtagattgTTATTGTttatattctaaatttttttgttcACTTTCTGTATAAAATTCTTGTCTGCGGGAAATCTTGATCTTTATATTATTGATTTGTGATTATATCTTGCATGGTTATGGTACATGTAAGTTTCGGTGGTGATACAtgaatataaaatttaaatgcATACATTATGTTTGTTTATTTGCCTGTGTAAGCTTCAAAGTGTAAAATGATCAACACAGAGTCCATAAACAATATGTTAGCCCCTGTTATTGTAATAATGCATGTTTCTTTGAAATGATTACAAAGATAGTAATACTAGAAGTATTGTTTTGAATGGAGGCTGAtgttcaaaaacaaaattagagATCTCCTTATTCATCATCCCCAAGAGGTTTCATGCTTGTCCCTGCTCAAGTTACGATCCTGGGTATATAATAAGCCTTAAATTGCCTTGAAAACAGTCCAAAGTAAGGATTGGTAATAGTAAAGTTTAAAACTGCCGAAGCTTCTGCAAGTCTGACCATGTAAACTTTGTCTTTATGTAGGTACAAAAATTCGGAATTCAATTATCTCAAACCCACAGAGTTCGACAAACTTGACACATTCTTTAAATTTTCATACCTTGCTCTGTTATTACAAATAAATTAATCAAGTATACAATAtagtagataaaaaaaaaactttgaatcCTACATTGTTAATAGATACTCACGGtgcaaaaaaaaagtttcacaAGAATTGAGTGCTATAATGGTCATACAAATTATGTACGTGCAAAATCCCAAGAGAACATTACATCTTCAAAGGCACCACATTGCTTTTCTTGATATTGGTTCTTCACATGCAGCCAAACCAAGCCGTACCGAGACCAACTCTCTGTAGCCTGCCCAAACACAGAGACACAATGCAcaaacatctctctctctctctctctctctctctctatgcaATGTATGAACTGAACCTAGGACTGACCATCATTTATATTGCGTGATCAACTTCATTTAGAGCAAGAAGAATTTTTCAATAAAGTTTGAATAGACAAAATAGTATTTATGTTTCAATACCTTCATTTAAAAACATCTTTTATGTATTAGGATGTTACATTATTCTTATTATTTACTATAGATTATGTCAACACTTTAAAAACATTACTATTAGAGAACTCCTTCTTCTATTGATATTTAGAATTTTAGCATTGTACTTGATATTTAGAGTTTTAGCATTGTACTTGATAATGATGCCATAACctttgtaaataaataaaatctattttttaattatctattCATTTGTAAATTTAGTATCCTATTACAAATCTTTTTAGATGGATAAGGAACAAAATGAAGTCGATGGAGAATTTGACATTCAACAAAGGAAGCGACAATTGATTGCTACTGAAATTGTTTGTCATGTAATAAAGATGATACTTGCTCGAAAACTAAGTCATGCAAGTTATGTTGATCGACCCATTGGATATCGGTCTGCACAATGCCATTTAGTACGAGAGGAATTATTGATGCAACTTAGTACAAATGGATATTTGAGTAAGGTTATCCGTATGGGGCTAGAAACTTTTAGGCACTTATGTGACTTATTGCAAACACATGGTGGTCTACAACCTACTCAAAGAGCCACGGTGCAAGAGCAAGTTGTTAAATTTCTCCATATATTAACAATTCCctcaaaaaatatcacaatgtCATACTTTTATCGTCGTTCCGGAGAAACTGTTAGTCGtcattttcatagagttttACGAGCAGTTATAGCATTGGAGGATCAATTTCTTCACCAGCCTACGGGAGAACAAGTTCCTCCGGAAATACTTAATAGTGCAAGATTTTATCCATATTTTAAGGTGATATCAATTTTTCGACACcttattttaaaaattgtaaattcatatagaaattatattttaacaTAGTGTATAACTATCAGGATTGTGTGGGTGCAATTGATGGAACCCATGTTCGCGTTAAAGTGTCCAGCGTTGATGCGGCAAAATATCGTGGTAGAAAAGAGCATCCAACACAAAATGTGCTAGCTGCATGTTCTTTGAATATGAGATTCACATATGTTCTACCCGGTTGGGAGGGAACTGCATCGGATTCGAGGATCATAAAAAATGCGCTCACTAGAGAAGATAAATTAATCATTCCTAATGGTAATACTTAGTTAATTATTCTTAGTGCATTTAATTAAGTAGTAACTATTTGATATTTGTATAGGTAAATATTATCTTGTTGATGCTGGATTCATGTTGAGAAGGGGACTTCTTACACCTTATAGAAATGTAAGGTATCACTTGAAGGAATACTCAAGTCAACAACCGCAaaactttcgagaactattcaATTTGCGACATTCATCATTGCGTAATGCAATTGAGAGAGCATTTGGTGTCTTGAAAAAAAGGTTTCCAATCATTGGAGATACTCAACCAACTTATAGTGTTGAAATACAATCACAAattgtgcttgcttgttgtaTATTACATAATTTTCTCATGGAGTTTGATCCTGACTTGGAGTACATTAATGAAGTGGATGAGGAATTGGCACGTCAATCTTCATCGGAGGAAAAAAGTGGCGATATATCTGCTGAAAAAGATCATGCTCAAGGAGAGAGTTTAAGGAATGAAATAGCAATGCAAATGTGGAATGATTATATACTATGATAACTTGACTTgatgctaatttcttttgtttaagTGGTCATGTGATCCTTCTTTTGTTAACTTGTACTCTTATATTAGTAGTGTGAGTTTATAAATGCAAGTTGCCACATGAATCTTCTTTTGTCTAATATGATTTTGTATGTTTTTGGATCTATAGAACCATGTATTCATAATAGAATTAATATAAAACTGTTATTTTGCACGTACATAAATTATGTTCTTGTTATGTTTTCTTCTACAAATATAGTTTGTGTACTTGAAAAGCATGAAGAAAGATCCAAGCATTATGAAGGAAAACATGAAATGGACTCTAGCAATGGATGAAGTCTTCATTCAGGCCCTTTTGGATCAGCATTATAAAGGATTTCGTGTGGACGGAACTTTTACACCAACTGCATACAATAATATTATCAATGAGTTGAAGAAGAAACTTGGAATAGAATTTACCAAAAGCCATTTGAAGAATCGATTGAAGACACTCAAGGAACACTTCAAGGAGTCCTATGATTTCTTTAGAAATGGAAAATTGAGTGGTTTTTCTTGGAATCCATTCACAAAAACTTGGTGCGCTGAACCTAAAGTTTGGGAACAACTTCTACAGGTATATGCTAGCTTGACAGTTTTACTTTCTttattgctttttattttatcattgaaATGATGcttgtttttcaaatttctttcatGTTCTTAGGAAA containing:
- the LOC113727987 gene encoding uncharacterized protein isoform X2, which encodes MRRVNFSGLAAVFRAAGGVAAVSPAASTSATASHQFAQVALYSSTTSNNNSYSNAKSRWFFGNYSDTALNSGFAVAGAVVFSVAASSLTQEVYAKEPLPPDVRPDDVVLYQYEACPFCNKVKAFLDYYDIPYKIVEVNPLSKKEIKWSAYKKVPILMVDGEQMVDSSAIIDKLFQKTHPNVPVKPSPEADDEEKKWREWVDNHLVHMLSPNIYRNTSEALESFEYITSHALYEAAETWVDALNGRDFLGGAKPNLADLAVFGVLRPIRYLKSGKDMVEHTRIGDWYSRMETAVGIPSRIQA
- the LOC113723743 gene encoding uncharacterized protein isoform X3, translating into MDGNLLGGKSSYFQYFQLDSLGFLPFNTYNSITVIALEDQFLHQPTGEQVPPEILNSARFYPYFKDCVGAIDGTHVRVKVSSVDAAKYRGRKEHPTQNVLAACSLNMRFTYVLPGWEGTASDSRIIKNALTREDKLIIPNGKYYLVDAGFMLRRGLLTPYRNVRYHLKEYSSQQPQNFRELFNLRHSSLRNAIERAFGVLKKRFPIIGDTQPTYSVEIQSQIVLACCILHNFLMEFDPDLEYINEVDEELARQSSSEEKSGDISAEKDHAQGESLRNEIAMQMWNDYIL
- the LOC113723743 gene encoding uncharacterized protein isoform X1; protein product: MDKEQNEVDGEFDIQQRKRQLIATEIVCHVIKMILARKLSHASYVDRPIGYRSAQCHLVREELLMQLSTNGYLSKVIRMGLETFRHLCDLLQTHGGLQPTQRATVQEQVVKFLHILTIPSKNITMSYFYRRSGETVSRHFHRVLRAVIALEDQFLHQPTGEQVPPEILNSARFYPYFKDCVGAIDGTHVRVKVSSVDAAKYRGRKEHPTQNVLAACSLNMRFTYVLPGWEGTASDSRIIKNALTREDKLIIPNGKYYLVDAGFMLRRGLLTPYRNVRYHLKEYSSQQPQNFRELFNLRHSSLRNAIERAFGVLKKRFPIIGDTQPTYSVEIQSQIVLACCILHNFLMEFDPDLEYINEVDEELARQSSSEEKSGDISAEKDHAQGESLRNEIAMQMWNDYIL
- the LOC113727987 gene encoding uncharacterized protein isoform X1 — encoded protein: MRRVNFSGLAAVFRAAGGVAAVSPAASTSATASHQFAQVALYSSTTSNNNSYSNAKSRWFFGNYSDTALNSGFAVAGAVVFSVAASSLTQEVYAKEPLPPDVRPDDVVLYQYEACPFCNKVKAFLDYYDIPYKIVEVNPLSKKEIKWSAYKKVPILMVDGEQMVDSSAIIDKLFQKTHPNVPVKPSPEADDEEKKWREWVDNHLVHMLSPNIYRNTSEALESFEYITSHGNFSFTERIAAKYAGAAAMYFVSKKLKKKYNISDERAALYEAAETWVDALNGRDFLGGAKPNLADLAVFGVLRPIRYLKSGKDMVEHTRIGDWYSRMETAVGIPSRIQA